In one Halorhodospira halophila genomic region, the following are encoded:
- a CDS encoding YraN family protein: MTPRRRGNDPRDRGHEAEERARAYLERRGLRTLARNFRTRRGEIDLVMADGGVTVFVEVRRRSHPGYGGAAASVDRRKRQRLSRAANVWLARNPGWARFDVVATDGNEVHWVRDAFQEER, translated from the coding sequence ATGACACCGAGAAGGAGGGGGAATGACCCCCGCGACCGGGGCCACGAGGCCGAGGAGCGGGCACGCGCCTACCTGGAGCGGCGGGGGCTGCGAACACTGGCACGGAACTTCCGGACACGCCGGGGCGAGATCGACCTGGTCATGGCCGATGGCGGCGTCACCGTGTTCGTCGAGGTCCGCCGACGCAGCCACCCGGGGTACGGCGGCGCAGCCGCGTCCGTGGACCGCCGCAAGCGCCAGCGCCTGAGCCGCGCCGCCAACGTCTGGCTGGCCCGAAACCCCGGGTGGGCCCGATTCGATGTAGTCGCCACGGACGGAAACGAAGTGCACTGGGTGCGCGATGCGTTCCAGGAAGAACGCTGA